In a single window of the Roseiconus lacunae genome:
- a CDS encoding CehA/McbA family metallohydrolase, which translates to MQRQRPSGNTLCQRIAALLLLLVVNPQLSSVAQEIPEPIIGTVDRQPFEAGVKRFVQALEIAGSPLPAADQQTLRQLWQENDQTKVVREIQTVLDRHCLAIVSINPESRVKVAIGPAKPMLDQNGWTNHLVKVVNEAGVTAPLVCTSPQAAPMVRRSSSSPDPELSITPADAQRRWLDIAMYDSQPLHRNLSGLGIEYRIVQLYSRDAGKREATLAMDVGQGTQDLGFRNEISLLFDCRPSVPVNLVIRDHDGTPTTCSLLVKDQRGRIYPNPSRRLAPDFFFHNQVYRASGESLNLAPGTYQITAYRGPEYHTAHASLRVNEGQPARLEFDLQRWIHMARYGWFSGDHHVHAAGCAHYENPSQGVKPEDMLRHLVGEDLNVGCVLSWGPCWYFQKQFFEGDVSSLSKPGYLMRYDVEVSGFPSSHAGHLCLLQLSEDDYPGTDRIDQWPSWTLPVLRWGKEQDGVVGYSHSGWGLALPDYLPGGGRGNLPRQWGGNQGPGRAADRLPDYAMPPFDGIGANEYIVTAAHDVCDFISAVDTPAIWELNIWYHVLNCGFRTRISGETDFPCIYGERVGLGRSYVQVPSINDAAELDYVSWVQGLKAGRSYVGDGMCHLLNFSIGEFPLGGTADEKGRPSEYRVDRSGKQTVRCEVAAMLPAEQDDAGRAIAQRRLDEKPYWHLERAREGRSRKVPVELIAGGQVVGRKMIEADGKPVSLEFELDVQSSTWVAVRVLPSMHSNPIFVTVDDQPIRVSRRSAQWCRDAVDVCWAQKRGNIRPEELDEAKQAYDEAKAIYIKRAEEAIGE; encoded by the coding sequence ATGCAACGTCAACGTCCCTCCGGCAACACGCTTTGCCAACGTATCGCGGCACTTCTGCTGCTGTTGGTAGTGAATCCCCAATTGAGTAGCGTCGCACAGGAAATTCCCGAACCGATCATCGGCACCGTCGATCGTCAGCCCTTTGAAGCTGGCGTCAAACGATTCGTTCAGGCATTGGAAATCGCCGGCAGTCCACTCCCTGCGGCCGATCAACAAACGCTTCGGCAGCTTTGGCAAGAGAACGATCAAACCAAAGTCGTTCGCGAGATCCAGACCGTCCTCGATCGGCACTGCTTGGCGATCGTTTCGATCAACCCGGAAAGCCGTGTCAAAGTTGCGATCGGTCCGGCAAAACCGATGCTTGATCAAAACGGCTGGACGAATCATCTGGTCAAAGTTGTCAACGAGGCGGGCGTCACTGCCCCTCTGGTTTGCACCAGCCCACAAGCCGCACCGATGGTCCGGCGAAGCTCATCGTCTCCAGACCCTGAACTGTCGATCACACCTGCCGATGCCCAACGTCGTTGGCTGGACATCGCGATGTACGACTCGCAGCCACTGCATCGCAACTTAAGTGGCCTCGGAATCGAATATCGCATCGTTCAGCTTTACAGCCGCGACGCGGGAAAACGTGAAGCCACCCTCGCCATGGATGTTGGCCAAGGGACTCAGGACCTGGGATTTCGCAACGAGATTTCTTTGCTATTTGATTGTCGCCCGTCTGTTCCCGTCAACTTGGTAATTCGCGATCATGACGGCACGCCAACAACATGTAGCCTTCTGGTAAAAGATCAACGCGGCAGGATTTATCCGAATCCTTCGCGGCGTCTTGCTCCGGATTTTTTCTTTCACAATCAAGTGTATCGTGCGTCCGGAGAATCGCTGAACTTGGCACCCGGTACCTATCAGATCACTGCCTACCGCGGTCCCGAGTATCACACCGCACACGCCAGCTTGCGAGTGAACGAGGGCCAGCCGGCGAGGCTGGAATTTGATCTTCAACGCTGGATTCATATGGCACGCTATGGCTGGTTCTCCGGTGACCACCACGTCCATGCCGCCGGATGCGCCCACTATGAGAATCCAAGCCAGGGGGTGAAGCCCGAAGATATGTTGCGACACCTCGTAGGTGAGGACCTGAACGTCGGTTGTGTGTTGAGCTGGGGACCGTGTTGGTACTTTCAAAAACAATTCTTTGAAGGTGATGTGAGCAGCCTTTCCAAACCCGGCTACCTCATGCGATACGATGTCGAAGTCAGTGGCTTTCCCTCTTCGCATGCCGGGCATCTCTGTCTGCTTCAACTGAGCGAAGACGATTACCCAGGGACCGATCGCATTGACCAATGGCCTTCATGGACGCTTCCGGTGTTACGTTGGGGAAAAGAGCAAGACGGCGTCGTTGGGTACAGCCACAGCGGTTGGGGCTTGGCGTTGCCAGACTATTTGCCGGGAGGTGGTCGCGGCAACCTTCCCAGGCAATGGGGTGGCAATCAAGGTCCGGGACGTGCGGCTGATCGTCTTCCCGATTATGCAATGCCACCCTTCGACGGCATCGGTGCGAACGAATACATCGTGACTGCGGCTCATGACGTTTGCGATTTTATCAGTGCGGTCGACACACCGGCGATCTGGGAATTGAATATCTGGTACCACGTCTTGAACTGTGGTTTTCGAACGCGCATTAGTGGCGAGACCGACTTTCCATGCATCTACGGAGAACGCGTCGGTCTGGGGCGTAGCTACGTTCAAGTCCCATCGATCAACGATGCCGCCGAACTCGATTACGTCAGTTGGGTCCAAGGCCTCAAAGCAGGACGCAGCTACGTCGGCGACGGGATGTGTCACTTGCTCAATTTTTCAATCGGGGAATTTCCTTTGGGAGGCACCGCCGATGAAAAAGGGCGACCGAGTGAATACCGTGTTGATCGCTCAGGAAAACAGACCGTGCGCTGCGAAGTCGCCGCGATGTTGCCGGCCGAACAAGATGATGCCGGACGGGCGATCGCACAGCGTCGGCTTGACGAAAAGCCTTACTGGCACCTCGAGCGTGCACGCGAAGGTCGCAGCCGAAAAGTCCCGGTCGAATTGATTGCTGGCGGGCAGGTCGTCGGTCGGAAAATGATTGAGGCTGACGGTAAACCGGTGAGCCTTGAGTTCGAGCTTGACGTGCAATCATCGACCTGGGTCGCCGTTCGCGTTTTGCCATCGATGCACAGCAATCCAATCTTCGTCACCGTTGATGATCAGCCGATCCGTGTTAGCCGCCGAAGCGCACAGTGGTGCCGTGATGCCGTCGACGTCTGCTGGGCTCAAAAACGCGGGAACATCCGCCCCGAAGAATTAGACGAAGCCAAGCAAGCGTATGACGAAGCCAAAGCGATTTACATCAAGCGAGCCGAAGAAGCGATCGGTGAGTAG
- a CDS encoding Ig-like domain-containing protein, with amino-acid sequence MSQKRKSTARRRTRRGMLLESLQSRLAMDASLSGYVFIDSDGNGTHGSQEHGLPGVEMSLTGTTTAGESIQQSVLTASNGAYQFDQLAPGTYRVTQRQPEATIDGQDASGHSGAVVDNDDVSNLVIDGDDEVTGINFGERGLKPGYVNLAWFLASTPSQSEMLRESVARGEQSIGNTDLADAIRDGSSDPPPTTPDPDPTDPNPDENDAPVAVADTYTVVENQTLTVSAANGVLNNDTDAEDDPLTATLVTNPSDGTLTFATDGSFTYVPDADFVGTDSFVYRASDSEEQSTSVTVTITVTADPTSANEFTVDENAAVGTFVGSVQASSALGSNVVYEFPDASIASALRLQPDDHFSGEGDAPVVIIEYSDLSCSHCAEAHEVTKQLLSNFSSELLIVHRHLVLENNGEFIFPNSMAAAKAAEAAGRQGKYNAMVDLLFSNQDDWKAASDPTSIFNAYAQQLQIDLTQFASDQQDQAIEDRINRDRTTAQQLGLSSTPSFFFNGEAIANPETLAGFTSVVQSKLSEVDQTFALNRLNGDLTVAQTNDLDFETTPKFEFIVRATGDTTESIDVTVNLFDANELAPVAQDDSYVANAGQELVVSAAEGLLANDTDADSTTLYANLTTNPSNGTVTLNEDGSFTYSPDAGFTGTDTFTYRADDGNFAADETTVSIEVRQGPVANADSYSTGEESALVVNVAEGVLANDSDPDSDPLTAQLVSGPSNGSLTLNSDGSFTYTPDTNFSGQDSFSYQANDGTSLSNSATVTVTVEDQNAFTVAENSAAGTLVGTLTPETNLGDNVLFEVDNPNLPGELRLVADDHLTGDAAAPVVLIEYMDLSCPHCADIHAVIKQLQSEFGDELLVVRRHLLLFNSGTNSFIFPNSQAAARVAEAAARQGKFDEMVDLLFTNQDAWRSLADPTSVFNGYAQQLSLDMTQFANDQVDAQLEARIERDRISASNLGLTSTPSFFLNGSTLSNPETIEAFRPVIQAELNAVDEVFTLDRLTGEIFVADSTELDFETTPVFNLDITARGTSTEAIDVVIELLDVAE; translated from the coding sequence ATGAGCCAGAAAAGAAAATCTACCGCCCGTCGCCGCACCCGCCGTGGGATGCTGCTCGAATCCCTCCAATCGCGTCTCGCGATGGACGCTAGCTTGTCGGGTTACGTCTTCATCGACAGTGATGGGAATGGAACTCACGGCAGCCAGGAACACGGGCTCCCCGGTGTCGAGATGTCGCTTACAGGAACCACGACAGCCGGTGAATCGATCCAGCAATCCGTTCTGACGGCCAGCAACGGCGCCTACCAGTTCGATCAATTGGCCCCGGGGACGTATCGTGTTACCCAGCGCCAGCCCGAAGCGACCATTGACGGTCAAGACGCGTCAGGGCATTCCGGGGCAGTGGTCGACAACGATGACGTTTCAAACTTGGTCATCGATGGTGATGACGAAGTCACCGGAATCAACTTTGGTGAACGCGGTTTGAAACCGGGTTACGTCAACTTGGCGTGGTTCTTGGCTTCGACGCCTTCGCAATCCGAAATGTTGCGTGAAAGCGTCGCCCGCGGTGAGCAAAGCATCGGAAACACCGACTTAGCCGACGCGATTCGCGACGGTAGCAGCGATCCGCCGCCGACGACCCCGGATCCCGATCCCACCGACCCCAACCCCGATGAAAATGATGCGCCGGTTGCGGTCGCGGATACTTATACGGTGGTCGAAAATCAAACGCTGACCGTCAGTGCCGCAAACGGTGTCTTGAATAACGACACCGATGCCGAAGACGATCCGTTGACGGCAACGCTGGTCACCAATCCGTCCGACGGAACGTTAACCTTCGCGACGGATGGATCGTTTACCTACGTTCCCGACGCGGATTTCGTCGGCACGGATTCATTTGTGTATCGGGCGAGTGATTCGGAAGAACAATCGACCAGTGTCACCGTGACAATCACCGTGACCGCCGATCCCACCAGTGCAAACGAGTTCACCGTCGACGAAAACGCTGCCGTAGGAACGTTTGTCGGTTCGGTGCAGGCTTCGAGTGCGCTCGGTAGTAATGTCGTTTACGAATTCCCGGACGCATCAATCGCATCGGCATTGCGACTTCAGCCCGATGACCACTTCAGCGGCGAAGGTGACGCGCCGGTAGTCATCATCGAATACAGCGATCTCTCTTGCTCCCATTGTGCCGAAGCACACGAAGTGACGAAGCAATTGCTTTCGAATTTTTCGAGTGAGTTGCTCATCGTCCATCGACATCTTGTCTTGGAAAATAACGGTGAGTTTATTTTCCCCAATAGCATGGCAGCGGCGAAGGCCGCCGAAGCGGCAGGCCGACAGGGCAAGTACAACGCGATGGTCGACTTGCTATTCAGTAACCAAGACGATTGGAAAGCGGCATCAGACCCGACGTCGATCTTTAATGCGTATGCCCAGCAACTGCAGATCGATTTGACGCAATTTGCGAGCGATCAACAAGACCAGGCCATCGAGGATCGGATCAATCGAGACCGAACGACGGCCCAGCAACTTGGGCTCAGTTCGACGCCGTCGTTCTTCTTCAACGGTGAAGCGATAGCCAATCCCGAAACTCTGGCCGGTTTCACCTCTGTTGTTCAGTCAAAGCTGAGTGAAGTCGATCAAACGTTCGCCCTCAATCGTCTTAATGGTGATCTGACCGTTGCCCAGACCAACGATCTTGATTTCGAAACGACGCCGAAGTTCGAGTTCATCGTCAGGGCGACTGGGGACACCACGGAATCGATCGATGTGACGGTCAATTTGTTCGACGCCAACGAACTCGCACCAGTCGCACAAGACGATTCCTATGTCGCAAATGCCGGACAAGAATTGGTGGTCAGTGCCGCCGAAGGTCTCTTGGCAAACGATACCGATGCCGATAGCACAACGCTTTATGCGAATCTGACGACCAACCCTAGCAATGGAACGGTCACTCTGAATGAGGACGGTTCATTCACCTACTCGCCAGACGCCGGATTTACCGGGACCGATACCTTCACCTATCGCGCCGATGACGGAAACTTCGCGGCAGACGAAACCACAGTTTCAATCGAAGTCCGCCAGGGACCGGTCGCGAATGCCGACAGTTACTCTACCGGTGAAGAATCTGCGTTGGTAGTTAATGTCGCCGAAGGTGTGCTTGCCAACGACAGCGATCCAGATTCTGATCCACTCACCGCGCAGCTTGTTAGCGGTCCATCGAATGGCTCGTTGACTCTCAATTCCGACGGTTCGTTCACCTATACTCCGGACACAAATTTTAGCGGCCAAGATTCGTTCAGCTACCAAGCGAACGACGGAACCAGCCTATCGAACTCCGCGACAGTGACGGTGACGGTTGAAGACCAAAACGCCTTCACCGTGGCCGAAAACTCTGCGGCCGGAACACTTGTCGGGACCCTTACCCCAGAAACAAATCTGGGAGACAACGTTCTCTTCGAGGTCGACAATCCAAACTTGCCAGGTGAATTGCGATTGGTCGCAGATGATCATTTGACCGGGGACGCCGCCGCGCCGGTCGTTTTGATTGAGTACATGGACCTCTCTTGCCCACACTGTGCGGACATCCATGCGGTGATTAAGCAACTTCAAAGCGAGTTTGGTGACGAGCTTCTGGTCGTGCGGCGTCACTTGTTGCTGTTCAATTCTGGCACCAATAGTTTTATCTTTCCGAATAGCCAAGCAGCTGCCAGGGTGGCCGAAGCGGCGGCACGCCAAGGCAAATTCGACGAAATGGTCGATCTGCTTTTCACCAACCAAGATGCGTGGCGTTCACTCGCAGACCCCACGTCTGTCTTCAATGGTTACGCCCAACAGTTGAGTCTCGATATGACTCAGTTTGCGAATGATCAAGTCGACGCCCAGCTAGAAGCTCGTATCGAACGCGATCGAATTTCGGCATCAAACTTGGGTTTGACTTCGACACCTTCATTCTTCCTGAATGGATCGACGCTCTCGAATCCAGAAACGATCGAAGCATTTCGGCCGGTCATTCAAGCAGAGCTTAATGCGGTCGACGAAGTGTTTACGCTGGACCGTTTGACCGGCGAAATCTTTGTCGCCGATTCGACCGAGTTAGACTTCGAAACGACGCCCGTGTTTAACTTAGATATCACTGCTCGCGGGACTTCAACCGAAGCGATTGATGTCGTCATTGAATTGCTCGACGTCGCTGAATAG
- a CDS encoding glycosyltransferase family 4 protein produces the protein MRIAFWLLQDSIRQWAGWVAGLHYVRNCLEGLASLPDDEAPEVVAFVPSSLHEKLVDDAGFDDRPWFRVHLIEDDLLQDLDRRNELMSRVANEHCDVLFPAITPPVVPFKGKCVGWITDLQHKHYPEFFSDAELRHRDELFSFLSASCNRIVCSSASVQADMQQFFPEAEDRTYVLRFRTLPPASATDADPTDVMRQLQIDEPYVYLPYQFWQHKNHRVVFEAWHLINQQRTEQQGRTPLLVCSGATIDGRNPDHFPGLERFIREHQLDDRIRILGMVPREQQWQLYRNANLIVQPSLFEGWSTSVEEARTLGKQVLLSDIPVHREQADSPEQLFPPHDPELLAKMVRQAMKASKPGIDIERECDAKAESIERMQRFGRDLVQLFQETHDEPRRPVTNGVLPLLLSAQHEASKRLEVIEHLQRKLAAVEQGADHRPRRRWFRRDKRAART, from the coding sequence ATGCGGATCGCATTTTGGCTGCTGCAGGATAGCATTCGCCAATGGGCTGGCTGGGTTGCCGGCCTTCACTACGTTCGCAATTGCCTGGAAGGTCTAGCTAGTTTGCCCGACGATGAGGCCCCGGAAGTGGTTGCCTTCGTCCCCTCATCTTTACACGAAAAGCTCGTTGACGACGCCGGCTTTGACGATCGTCCCTGGTTCCGGGTCCATCTGATCGAAGACGATTTGCTGCAAGATCTCGACCGCCGCAATGAACTCATGTCGCGTGTCGCTAACGAACACTGTGACGTGCTCTTTCCCGCAATTACTCCACCGGTCGTTCCCTTCAAAGGAAAGTGCGTCGGTTGGATCACCGATCTGCAACACAAGCACTACCCGGAGTTTTTCTCAGACGCGGAACTGCGCCACCGCGACGAGCTGTTTTCGTTTCTGTCGGCATCCTGTAATCGCATCGTTTGCAGTAGCGCGTCGGTTCAGGCCGACATGCAGCAGTTTTTCCCTGAAGCCGAAGATCGTACGTATGTCCTACGATTCCGAACCCTGCCGCCGGCGTCGGCGACCGACGCTGATCCGACCGATGTGATGCGGCAGTTGCAAATTGACGAGCCCTATGTTTACCTGCCATACCAGTTCTGGCAGCACAAGAATCATCGTGTCGTCTTCGAAGCATGGCATCTGATCAACCAACAGAGGACCGAACAGCAAGGCCGGACTCCGTTGTTGGTTTGTTCTGGCGCGACCATCGACGGTCGTAATCCCGATCATTTCCCAGGACTCGAGCGATTCATCCGTGAGCATCAACTGGACGATCGAATTCGAATCCTTGGGATGGTGCCGCGTGAGCAACAGTGGCAGCTTTATCGCAATGCAAATCTGATTGTGCAGCCATCCCTATTTGAAGGCTGGAGCACTTCGGTGGAAGAAGCAAGAACGCTCGGAAAGCAAGTGTTGCTATCCGACATTCCCGTTCATCGAGAACAAGCTGACTCTCCCGAACAACTCTTTCCACCCCATGATCCTGAGTTGCTTGCCAAGATGGTTCGGCAAGCGATGAAGGCATCAAAACCGGGGATCGATATCGAGCGTGAATGCGATGCAAAAGCGGAGTCGATCGAACGGATGCAACGGTTTGGCCGCGACTTGGTCCAACTGTTTCAGGAAACACATGACGAACCAAGGCGACCAGTCACAAACGGAGTTCTGCCGTTGCTGTTATCGGCACAGCATGAAGCATCAAAACGCCTGGAAGTGATTGAGCACCTGCAACGAAAACTTGCGGCGGTCGAGCAAGGTGCCGACCACCGACCGCGTCGCCGCTGGTTTAGGCGTGACAAGCGAGCGGCTCGAACTTAG
- a CDS encoding chemotaxis protein CheX, which produces MSQLAIDVCQEGLTESLRKLFEFYSTGDVDVNLLCDESRSVQQECQYEEDIVSSTIELAGENVRYFICLVSTMETARQLCEGGADDAIDWIGELANQLFGRFKNHLLEYGVNAELGIPISAEGVQKKCVACGTGSATLEINTRAGVVWAIYKPQVDSTLQWTRNSDLAAAEEGSIQLF; this is translated from the coding sequence ATGAGTCAACTTGCAATCGACGTTTGCCAAGAAGGTCTAACTGAATCATTGAGGAAGCTCTTTGAATTCTATTCGACCGGTGATGTCGACGTGAATTTGCTTTGTGATGAAAGCCGGAGCGTTCAACAAGAGTGTCAGTACGAAGAAGACATTGTTTCATCGACAATCGAATTAGCGGGAGAAAACGTCCGCTACTTCATTTGCTTGGTTTCGACGATGGAGACCGCACGACAGCTTTGCGAGGGCGGTGCCGACGATGCGATCGACTGGATCGGTGAGTTGGCCAACCAACTGTTCGGCCGATTTAAGAACCACTTGCTCGAGTACGGCGTCAACGCAGAACTCGGTATCCCTATTTCTGCAGAAGGGGTCCAAAAGAAATGCGTCGCATGTGGGACGGGCTCAGCCACTCTTGAAATTAACACGCGTGCCGGTGTTGTTTGGGCGATCTACAAACCGCAGGTAGATTCAACTCTTCAGTGGACTCGCAACAGTGATCTGGCTGCCGCCGAAGAAGGCAGCATTCAACTGTTCTAA